Proteins encoded by one window of Micromonospora coxensis:
- a CDS encoding LPXTG cell wall anchor domain-containing protein, whose translation MPQRRHVARAAFSAAAATALLAFAAPAWASSTIPLHTAHKGSTAAGFPTQDCEDERFEDNDLAENQDGWHFVLPGGKESGSFETLSLTFTDGTTEVEIKVPDASDAYPDYFYSTGGKNPRVIHAYVFTPAGWTLVDGSAVISGEAAKFNLSHTCPGTPSSQSPSPTPSTTASPSPSTSTSPTPGESNTPSESGTPTGSTSPSEGTGGSGGGDGELPLTGVATTGIAVTGLVLIGGGVALTALRRRRDRITFTS comes from the coding sequence GGCACGTGGCGCGCGCGGCCTTCAGCGCGGCTGCCGCCACGGCCCTCCTCGCCTTCGCCGCACCGGCGTGGGCGTCGAGCACCATCCCGCTGCACACCGCCCACAAGGGTTCGACGGCGGCGGGCTTCCCCACGCAGGACTGCGAGGACGAGCGCTTCGAAGACAACGACCTCGCCGAGAACCAGGACGGCTGGCACTTCGTGCTGCCCGGCGGCAAGGAGTCCGGCAGCTTCGAGACGCTCAGCCTGACCTTCACCGACGGCACCACCGAGGTCGAGATCAAGGTCCCGGACGCCTCGGACGCCTACCCCGACTACTTCTACTCCACCGGCGGCAAGAACCCGCGCGTCATCCACGCCTACGTCTTCACCCCGGCGGGCTGGACCCTGGTCGACGGCAGCGCCGTGATCAGCGGCGAGGCGGCCAAGTTCAACCTGAGCCACACCTGCCCCGGCACCCCGTCGTCGCAGAGCCCGAGCCCGACGCCGTCGACCACCGCGTCGCCGAGCCCGTCGACCTCGACCTCCCCCACCCCGGGTGAGTCGAACACCCCGAGCGAGTCCGGCACCCCGACCGGGTCGACCTCCCCGTCCGAGGGCACCGGCGGCTCCGGCGGCGGCGACGGCGAGCTGCCGCTGACCGGCGTGGCGACCACCGGCATCGCCGTGACCGGCCTGGTGCTGATCGGTGGCGGCGTCGCGCTGACCGCGCTGCGGCGTCGTCGGGACCGGATCACCTTCACCAGCTGA